A single genomic interval of Tursiops truncatus isolate mTurTru1 chromosome 1, mTurTru1.mat.Y, whole genome shotgun sequence harbors:
- the NECTIN4 gene encoding nectin-4 isoform X3, translating to MAATTAPGIVYRSSLEVFPLAENPGRCPAGELETSDLVTVVLGQDAKLPCFYRGDPGEQVEQVAWARVHEGEGGQELALLNSKYGLYVSSAYEGRVEQPPPPRNPLDGAVLLRNAVQADEGEYECRVSTFPAGSFQAQLRLRVLVPPLPSLNPGPALEEGQGLTLAASCTAEGSPAPSVTWDTEVKGTTSSRSFAHSRSAAVTSEFHLVPSRSMNGQPLTCVVSHPGLLQDQRITHILQVAFLAEASVRGLEDQKLWQVGREGAMLKCLSEGQPPPSYNWTRLDGPLPSGVQAEGDTLTFPPLTTEHSGTYVCHVSNELSSRDSQVDVDVLADPQDTTGKQVDLVSASVVVVGVIAALLFCLLVVVVVLMSRYHRRKAQQMTQKYEEELTLTRENSIRRLHSHHSDPRNQPEESVGLTAEGHPDGLKDNSSCSVMRAPADPLTSGCPALVPDLPSALGLQSEEAEGRSYSTLTTVREIETQTELLSPGSGRTEEEEDQDEGIKQAMNHFVQENGTLRAKPTGNGIYINGRGHLV from the exons GTCCAGTCTGGAGGTGTTTCCTTTGGCAGAGAACCCAG GTCGGTGCCCGGCGGGCGAGCTGGAGACCTCGGACTTGGTGACCGTGGTGCTGGGCCAGGACGCAAAACTGCCCTGCTTCTACCGAGGGGACCCGGGCGAGCAGGTGGAGCAAGTGGCATGGGCTCGTGTGCATGAGGGCGAGGGCGGCCAGGAGCTGGCACTTCTGAACTCTAAATACGGGCTATACGTGAGCTCAGCCTACGAGGGCCGCGTGGAACAGCCGCCTCCCCCAAGGAACCCCCTGGACGGTGCGGTGCTTCTGCGCAACGCGGTGCAGGCGGACGAGGGCGAGTATGAGTGTCGCGTCAGTACCTTCCCTGCCGGCAGCTTCCAGGCGCAGCTTCGGCTCCGCGTGCTGG TGCCTCCCCTGCCCTCGCTGAATCCTGGTCCAGCACTAGAAGAGGGCCAGGGCCTGACACTGGCAGCTTCCTGCACAGCAGAGGGTAGCCCGGCCCCCAGCGTGACCTGGGACACAGAGGTCAAGGGCACAACATCCAGCCGCTCTTTCGCGCACTCTCGCTCAGCTGCTGTCACTTCAGAATTCCATCTGGTGCCCAGCCGCAGCATGAATGGACAGCCACTTACCTGCGTGGTGTCGCACCCTGGCCTGCTCCAGGACCAAAGGATCACCCACATCCTCCAAGTGGCCT TCCTTGCTGAGGCCTCTGTGAGGGGCCTTGAAGACCAAAAGCTGTGGCAGGTTGGCAGAGAAGGAGCTATGCTCAAGTGCCTGAGTGAAGGGCAGCCTCCTCCCTCGTACAACTGGACACG GCTGGACGGGCCTCTGCCCAGTGGGGTACAAGCAGAAGGAGATACCCTGACCTTCCCCCCGCTGACCACTGAGCACAGTGGCACCTACGTCTGCCATGTCAGCAATGAGCTCTCCTCAAGGGATTCGCAGGTGGATGTGGATGTTCTTG CAGACCCCCAGGATACCACGGGGAAGCAGGTGGATCTGGTGTCGGCCtccgtggtggtggtgggtgtgATCGCCGCACTCTTGTTCTGCcttctggtggtggtggtggtgctcaTGTCCCGATACCATCGGCGCAAGGCCCAGCAGATGACCCAGAAATA TGAGGAGGAGCTGACCCTGACCAGGGAGAACTCCATCCGGAGGCTGCATTCCCATCACTCGGACCCCAGGAACCAG CCGGAGGAGAGTGTAGGGCTGACAGCCGAGGGCCACCCTGATGGTCTCAAGGACAACAGTAGCTGCTCTGTGATG CGTGCCCCAGCCGACCCCCTCACGTCTGGCTGCCCCGCCTTGGTTCCTGACTTGCCCTCCGCCCTTGGTCTCCAGAGCGAAGAGGCAGAGGGCCGCAGTTACTCCACGCTGACCACAGTGCGGGAGATTGAAACACAGACTGAACTGTTGTCTCCAGGCTCTGGGCggacagaggaggaggaagatcAGGATGAAGGCATCAAACAGGCCATGAACCATTTTGTTCAGGAGAACGGGACCCTGCGGGCCAAGCCCACGGGCAATGGCATCTACATCAATGGGCGGGGGCACCTGGTCTGA
- the NECTIN4 gene encoding nectin-4 isoform X4, which translates to MGKLKETDRSSLEVFPLAENPGRCPAGELETSDLVTVVLGQDAKLPCFYRGDPGEQVEQVAWARVHEGEGGQELALLNSKYGLYVSSAYEGRVEQPPPPRNPLDGAVLLRNAVQADEGEYECRVSTFPAGSFQAQLRLRVLVPPLPSLNPGPALEEGQGLTLAASCTAEGSPAPSVTWDTEVKGTTSSRSFAHSRSAAVTSEFHLVPSRSMNGQPLTCVVSHPGLLQDQRITHILQVAFLAEASVRGLEDQKLWQVGREGAMLKCLSEGQPPPSYNWTRLDGPLPSGVQAEGDTLTFPPLTTEHSGTYVCHVSNELSSRDSQVDVDVLADPQDTTGKQVDLVSASVVVVGVIAALLFCLLVVVVVLMSRYHRRKAQQMTQKYEEELTLTRENSIRRLHSHHSDPRNQPEESVGLTAEGHPDGLKDNSSCSVMRAPADPLTSGCPALVPDLPSALGLQSEEAEGRSYSTLTTVREIETQTELLSPGSGRTEEEEDQDEGIKQAMNHFVQENGTLRAKPTGNGIYINGRGHLV; encoded by the exons GTCCAGTCTGGAGGTGTTTCCTTTGGCAGAGAACCCAG GTCGGTGCCCGGCGGGCGAGCTGGAGACCTCGGACTTGGTGACCGTGGTGCTGGGCCAGGACGCAAAACTGCCCTGCTTCTACCGAGGGGACCCGGGCGAGCAGGTGGAGCAAGTGGCATGGGCTCGTGTGCATGAGGGCGAGGGCGGCCAGGAGCTGGCACTTCTGAACTCTAAATACGGGCTATACGTGAGCTCAGCCTACGAGGGCCGCGTGGAACAGCCGCCTCCCCCAAGGAACCCCCTGGACGGTGCGGTGCTTCTGCGCAACGCGGTGCAGGCGGACGAGGGCGAGTATGAGTGTCGCGTCAGTACCTTCCCTGCCGGCAGCTTCCAGGCGCAGCTTCGGCTCCGCGTGCTGG TGCCTCCCCTGCCCTCGCTGAATCCTGGTCCAGCACTAGAAGAGGGCCAGGGCCTGACACTGGCAGCTTCCTGCACAGCAGAGGGTAGCCCGGCCCCCAGCGTGACCTGGGACACAGAGGTCAAGGGCACAACATCCAGCCGCTCTTTCGCGCACTCTCGCTCAGCTGCTGTCACTTCAGAATTCCATCTGGTGCCCAGCCGCAGCATGAATGGACAGCCACTTACCTGCGTGGTGTCGCACCCTGGCCTGCTCCAGGACCAAAGGATCACCCACATCCTCCAAGTGGCCT TCCTTGCTGAGGCCTCTGTGAGGGGCCTTGAAGACCAAAAGCTGTGGCAGGTTGGCAGAGAAGGAGCTATGCTCAAGTGCCTGAGTGAAGGGCAGCCTCCTCCCTCGTACAACTGGACACG GCTGGACGGGCCTCTGCCCAGTGGGGTACAAGCAGAAGGAGATACCCTGACCTTCCCCCCGCTGACCACTGAGCACAGTGGCACCTACGTCTGCCATGTCAGCAATGAGCTCTCCTCAAGGGATTCGCAGGTGGATGTGGATGTTCTTG CAGACCCCCAGGATACCACGGGGAAGCAGGTGGATCTGGTGTCGGCCtccgtggtggtggtgggtgtgATCGCCGCACTCTTGTTCTGCcttctggtggtggtggtggtgctcaTGTCCCGATACCATCGGCGCAAGGCCCAGCAGATGACCCAGAAATA TGAGGAGGAGCTGACCCTGACCAGGGAGAACTCCATCCGGAGGCTGCATTCCCATCACTCGGACCCCAGGAACCAG CCGGAGGAGAGTGTAGGGCTGACAGCCGAGGGCCACCCTGATGGTCTCAAGGACAACAGTAGCTGCTCTGTGATG CGTGCCCCAGCCGACCCCCTCACGTCTGGCTGCCCCGCCTTGGTTCCTGACTTGCCCTCCGCCCTTGGTCTCCAGAGCGAAGAGGCAGAGGGCCGCAGTTACTCCACGCTGACCACAGTGCGGGAGATTGAAACACAGACTGAACTGTTGTCTCCAGGCTCTGGGCggacagaggaggaggaagatcAGGATGAAGGCATCAAACAGGCCATGAACCATTTTGTTCAGGAGAACGGGACCCTGCGGGCCAAGCCCACGGGCAATGGCATCTACATCAATGGGCGGGGGCACCTGGTCTGA
- the NECTIN4 gene encoding nectin-4 isoform X2: protein MPLSLGAEMCGPEAWLPLLLLASFTGRCPAGELETSDLVTVVLGQDAKLPCFYRGDPGEQVEQVAWARVHEGEGGQELALLNSKYGLYVSSAYEGRVEQPPPPRNPLDGAVLLRNAVQADEGEYECRVSTFPAGSFQAQLRLRVLVPPLPSLNPGPALEEGQGLTLAASCTAEGSPAPSVTWDTEVKGTTSSRSFAHSRSAAVTSEFHLVPSRSMNGQPLTCVVSHPGLLQDQRITHILQVAFLAEASVRGLEDQKLWQVGREGAMLKCLSEGQPPPSYNWTRLDGPLPSGVQAEGDTLTFPPLTTEHSGTYVCHVSNELSSRDSQVDVDVLDPQDTTGKQVDLVSASVVVVGVIAALLFCLLVVVVVLMSRYHRRKAQQMTQKYEEELTLTRENSIRRLHSHHSDPRNQPEESVGLTAEGHPDGLKDNSSCSVMRAPADPLTSGCPALVPDLPSALGLQSEEAEGRSYSTLTTVREIETQTELLSPGSGRTEEEEDQDEGIKQAMNHFVQENGTLRAKPTGNGIYINGRGHLV, encoded by the exons GTCGGTGCCCGGCGGGCGAGCTGGAGACCTCGGACTTGGTGACCGTGGTGCTGGGCCAGGACGCAAAACTGCCCTGCTTCTACCGAGGGGACCCGGGCGAGCAGGTGGAGCAAGTGGCATGGGCTCGTGTGCATGAGGGCGAGGGCGGCCAGGAGCTGGCACTTCTGAACTCTAAATACGGGCTATACGTGAGCTCAGCCTACGAGGGCCGCGTGGAACAGCCGCCTCCCCCAAGGAACCCCCTGGACGGTGCGGTGCTTCTGCGCAACGCGGTGCAGGCGGACGAGGGCGAGTATGAGTGTCGCGTCAGTACCTTCCCTGCCGGCAGCTTCCAGGCGCAGCTTCGGCTCCGCGTGCTGG TGCCTCCCCTGCCCTCGCTGAATCCTGGTCCAGCACTAGAAGAGGGCCAGGGCCTGACACTGGCAGCTTCCTGCACAGCAGAGGGTAGCCCGGCCCCCAGCGTGACCTGGGACACAGAGGTCAAGGGCACAACATCCAGCCGCTCTTTCGCGCACTCTCGCTCAGCTGCTGTCACTTCAGAATTCCATCTGGTGCCCAGCCGCAGCATGAATGGACAGCCACTTACCTGCGTGGTGTCGCACCCTGGCCTGCTCCAGGACCAAAGGATCACCCACATCCTCCAAGTGGCCT TCCTTGCTGAGGCCTCTGTGAGGGGCCTTGAAGACCAAAAGCTGTGGCAGGTTGGCAGAGAAGGAGCTATGCTCAAGTGCCTGAGTGAAGGGCAGCCTCCTCCCTCGTACAACTGGACACG GCTGGACGGGCCTCTGCCCAGTGGGGTACAAGCAGAAGGAGATACCCTGACCTTCCCCCCGCTGACCACTGAGCACAGTGGCACCTACGTCTGCCATGTCAGCAATGAGCTCTCCTCAAGGGATTCGCAGGTGGATGTGGATGTTCTTG ACCCCCAGGATACCACGGGGAAGCAGGTGGATCTGGTGTCGGCCtccgtggtggtggtgggtgtgATCGCCGCACTCTTGTTCTGCcttctggtggtggtggtggtgctcaTGTCCCGATACCATCGGCGCAAGGCCCAGCAGATGACCCAGAAATA TGAGGAGGAGCTGACCCTGACCAGGGAGAACTCCATCCGGAGGCTGCATTCCCATCACTCGGACCCCAGGAACCAG CCGGAGGAGAGTGTAGGGCTGACAGCCGAGGGCCACCCTGATGGTCTCAAGGACAACAGTAGCTGCTCTGTGATG CGTGCCCCAGCCGACCCCCTCACGTCTGGCTGCCCCGCCTTGGTTCCTGACTTGCCCTCCGCCCTTGGTCTCCAGAGCGAAGAGGCAGAGGGCCGCAGTTACTCCACGCTGACCACAGTGCGGGAGATTGAAACACAGACTGAACTGTTGTCTCCAGGCTCTGGGCggacagaggaggaggaagatcAGGATGAAGGCATCAAACAGGCCATGAACCATTTTGTTCAGGAGAACGGGACCCTGCGGGCCAAGCCCACGGGCAATGGCATCTACATCAATGGGCGGGGGCACCTGGTCTGA
- the NECTIN4 gene encoding nectin-4 isoform X8, with protein sequence MPLSLGAEMCGPEAWLPLLLLASFTGRCPAGELETSDLVTVVLGQDAKLPCFYRGDPGEQVEQVAWARVHEGEGGQELALLNSKYGLYVSSAYEGRVEQPPPPRNPLDGAVLLRNAVQADEGEYECRVSTFPAGSFQAQLRLRVLVPPLPSLNPGPALEEGQGLTLAASCTAEGSPAPSVTWDTEVKGTTSSRSFAHSRSAAVTSEFHLVPSRSMNGQPLTCVVSHPGLLQDQRITHILQVAFLAEASVRGLEDQKLWQVGREGAMLKCLSEGQPPPSYNWTRLDGPLPSGVQAEGDTLTFPPLTTEHSGTYVCHVSNELSSRDSQVDVDVLDPQDTTGKQVDLVSASVVVVGVIAALLFCLLVVVVVLMSRYHRRKAQQMTQKYEEELTLTRENSIRRLHSHHSDPRNQSEEAEGRSYSTLTTVREIETQTELLSPGSGRTEEEEDQDEGIKQAMNHFVQENGTLRAKPTGNGIYINGRGHLV encoded by the exons GTCGGTGCCCGGCGGGCGAGCTGGAGACCTCGGACTTGGTGACCGTGGTGCTGGGCCAGGACGCAAAACTGCCCTGCTTCTACCGAGGGGACCCGGGCGAGCAGGTGGAGCAAGTGGCATGGGCTCGTGTGCATGAGGGCGAGGGCGGCCAGGAGCTGGCACTTCTGAACTCTAAATACGGGCTATACGTGAGCTCAGCCTACGAGGGCCGCGTGGAACAGCCGCCTCCCCCAAGGAACCCCCTGGACGGTGCGGTGCTTCTGCGCAACGCGGTGCAGGCGGACGAGGGCGAGTATGAGTGTCGCGTCAGTACCTTCCCTGCCGGCAGCTTCCAGGCGCAGCTTCGGCTCCGCGTGCTGG TGCCTCCCCTGCCCTCGCTGAATCCTGGTCCAGCACTAGAAGAGGGCCAGGGCCTGACACTGGCAGCTTCCTGCACAGCAGAGGGTAGCCCGGCCCCCAGCGTGACCTGGGACACAGAGGTCAAGGGCACAACATCCAGCCGCTCTTTCGCGCACTCTCGCTCAGCTGCTGTCACTTCAGAATTCCATCTGGTGCCCAGCCGCAGCATGAATGGACAGCCACTTACCTGCGTGGTGTCGCACCCTGGCCTGCTCCAGGACCAAAGGATCACCCACATCCTCCAAGTGGCCT TCCTTGCTGAGGCCTCTGTGAGGGGCCTTGAAGACCAAAAGCTGTGGCAGGTTGGCAGAGAAGGAGCTATGCTCAAGTGCCTGAGTGAAGGGCAGCCTCCTCCCTCGTACAACTGGACACG GCTGGACGGGCCTCTGCCCAGTGGGGTACAAGCAGAAGGAGATACCCTGACCTTCCCCCCGCTGACCACTGAGCACAGTGGCACCTACGTCTGCCATGTCAGCAATGAGCTCTCCTCAAGGGATTCGCAGGTGGATGTGGATGTTCTTG ACCCCCAGGATACCACGGGGAAGCAGGTGGATCTGGTGTCGGCCtccgtggtggtggtgggtgtgATCGCCGCACTCTTGTTCTGCcttctggtggtggtggtggtgctcaTGTCCCGATACCATCGGCGCAAGGCCCAGCAGATGACCCAGAAATA TGAGGAGGAGCTGACCCTGACCAGGGAGAACTCCATCCGGAGGCTGCATTCCCATCACTCGGACCCCAGGAACCAG AGCGAAGAGGCAGAGGGCCGCAGTTACTCCACGCTGACCACAGTGCGGGAGATTGAAACACAGACTGAACTGTTGTCTCCAGGCTCTGGGCggacagaggaggaggaagatcAGGATGAAGGCATCAAACAGGCCATGAACCATTTTGTTCAGGAGAACGGGACCCTGCGGGCCAAGCCCACGGGCAATGGCATCTACATCAATGGGCGGGGGCACCTGGTCTGA
- the NECTIN4 gene encoding nectin-4 isoform X6, with translation MPLSLGAEMCGPEAWLPLLLLASFTGRCPAGELETSDLVTVVLGQDAKLPCFYRGDPGEQVEQVAWARVHEGEGGQELALLNSKYGLYVSSAYEGRVEQPPPPRNPLDGAVLLRNAVQADEGEYECRVSTFPAGSFQAQLRLRVLVPPLPSLNPGPALEEGQGLTLAASCTAEGSPAPSVTWDTEVKGTTSSRSFAHSRSAAVTSEFHLVPSRSMNGQPLTCVVSHPGLLQDQRITHILQVAFLAEASVRGLEDQKLWQVGREGAMLKCLSEGQPPPSYNWTRLDGPLPSGVQAEGDTLTFPPLTTEHSGTYVCHVSNELSSRDSQVDVDVLDPQDTTGKQVDLVSASVVVVGVIAALLFCLLVVVVVLMSRYHRRKAQQMTQKYEEELTLTRENSIRRLHSHHSDPRNQPEESVGLTAEGHPDGLKDNSSCSVMSEEAEGRSYSTLTTVREIETQTELLSPGSGRTEEEEDQDEGIKQAMNHFVQENGTLRAKPTGNGIYINGRGHLV, from the exons GTCGGTGCCCGGCGGGCGAGCTGGAGACCTCGGACTTGGTGACCGTGGTGCTGGGCCAGGACGCAAAACTGCCCTGCTTCTACCGAGGGGACCCGGGCGAGCAGGTGGAGCAAGTGGCATGGGCTCGTGTGCATGAGGGCGAGGGCGGCCAGGAGCTGGCACTTCTGAACTCTAAATACGGGCTATACGTGAGCTCAGCCTACGAGGGCCGCGTGGAACAGCCGCCTCCCCCAAGGAACCCCCTGGACGGTGCGGTGCTTCTGCGCAACGCGGTGCAGGCGGACGAGGGCGAGTATGAGTGTCGCGTCAGTACCTTCCCTGCCGGCAGCTTCCAGGCGCAGCTTCGGCTCCGCGTGCTGG TGCCTCCCCTGCCCTCGCTGAATCCTGGTCCAGCACTAGAAGAGGGCCAGGGCCTGACACTGGCAGCTTCCTGCACAGCAGAGGGTAGCCCGGCCCCCAGCGTGACCTGGGACACAGAGGTCAAGGGCACAACATCCAGCCGCTCTTTCGCGCACTCTCGCTCAGCTGCTGTCACTTCAGAATTCCATCTGGTGCCCAGCCGCAGCATGAATGGACAGCCACTTACCTGCGTGGTGTCGCACCCTGGCCTGCTCCAGGACCAAAGGATCACCCACATCCTCCAAGTGGCCT TCCTTGCTGAGGCCTCTGTGAGGGGCCTTGAAGACCAAAAGCTGTGGCAGGTTGGCAGAGAAGGAGCTATGCTCAAGTGCCTGAGTGAAGGGCAGCCTCCTCCCTCGTACAACTGGACACG GCTGGACGGGCCTCTGCCCAGTGGGGTACAAGCAGAAGGAGATACCCTGACCTTCCCCCCGCTGACCACTGAGCACAGTGGCACCTACGTCTGCCATGTCAGCAATGAGCTCTCCTCAAGGGATTCGCAGGTGGATGTGGATGTTCTTG ACCCCCAGGATACCACGGGGAAGCAGGTGGATCTGGTGTCGGCCtccgtggtggtggtgggtgtgATCGCCGCACTCTTGTTCTGCcttctggtggtggtggtggtgctcaTGTCCCGATACCATCGGCGCAAGGCCCAGCAGATGACCCAGAAATA TGAGGAGGAGCTGACCCTGACCAGGGAGAACTCCATCCGGAGGCTGCATTCCCATCACTCGGACCCCAGGAACCAG CCGGAGGAGAGTGTAGGGCTGACAGCCGAGGGCCACCCTGATGGTCTCAAGGACAACAGTAGCTGCTCTGTGATG AGCGAAGAGGCAGAGGGCCGCAGTTACTCCACGCTGACCACAGTGCGGGAGATTGAAACACAGACTGAACTGTTGTCTCCAGGCTCTGGGCggacagaggaggaggaagatcAGGATGAAGGCATCAAACAGGCCATGAACCATTTTGTTCAGGAGAACGGGACCCTGCGGGCCAAGCCCACGGGCAATGGCATCTACATCAATGGGCGGGGGCACCTGGTCTGA
- the NECTIN4 gene encoding nectin-4 isoform X1 — protein MPLSLGAEMCGPEAWLPLLLLASFTGRCPAGELETSDLVTVVLGQDAKLPCFYRGDPGEQVEQVAWARVHEGEGGQELALLNSKYGLYVSSAYEGRVEQPPPPRNPLDGAVLLRNAVQADEGEYECRVSTFPAGSFQAQLRLRVLVPPLPSLNPGPALEEGQGLTLAASCTAEGSPAPSVTWDTEVKGTTSSRSFAHSRSAAVTSEFHLVPSRSMNGQPLTCVVSHPGLLQDQRITHILQVAFLAEASVRGLEDQKLWQVGREGAMLKCLSEGQPPPSYNWTRLDGPLPSGVQAEGDTLTFPPLTTEHSGTYVCHVSNELSSRDSQVDVDVLADPQDTTGKQVDLVSASVVVVGVIAALLFCLLVVVVVLMSRYHRRKAQQMTQKYEEELTLTRENSIRRLHSHHSDPRNQPEESVGLTAEGHPDGLKDNSSCSVMRAPADPLTSGCPALVPDLPSALGLQSEEAEGRSYSTLTTVREIETQTELLSPGSGRTEEEEDQDEGIKQAMNHFVQENGTLRAKPTGNGIYINGRGHLV, from the exons GTCGGTGCCCGGCGGGCGAGCTGGAGACCTCGGACTTGGTGACCGTGGTGCTGGGCCAGGACGCAAAACTGCCCTGCTTCTACCGAGGGGACCCGGGCGAGCAGGTGGAGCAAGTGGCATGGGCTCGTGTGCATGAGGGCGAGGGCGGCCAGGAGCTGGCACTTCTGAACTCTAAATACGGGCTATACGTGAGCTCAGCCTACGAGGGCCGCGTGGAACAGCCGCCTCCCCCAAGGAACCCCCTGGACGGTGCGGTGCTTCTGCGCAACGCGGTGCAGGCGGACGAGGGCGAGTATGAGTGTCGCGTCAGTACCTTCCCTGCCGGCAGCTTCCAGGCGCAGCTTCGGCTCCGCGTGCTGG TGCCTCCCCTGCCCTCGCTGAATCCTGGTCCAGCACTAGAAGAGGGCCAGGGCCTGACACTGGCAGCTTCCTGCACAGCAGAGGGTAGCCCGGCCCCCAGCGTGACCTGGGACACAGAGGTCAAGGGCACAACATCCAGCCGCTCTTTCGCGCACTCTCGCTCAGCTGCTGTCACTTCAGAATTCCATCTGGTGCCCAGCCGCAGCATGAATGGACAGCCACTTACCTGCGTGGTGTCGCACCCTGGCCTGCTCCAGGACCAAAGGATCACCCACATCCTCCAAGTGGCCT TCCTTGCTGAGGCCTCTGTGAGGGGCCTTGAAGACCAAAAGCTGTGGCAGGTTGGCAGAGAAGGAGCTATGCTCAAGTGCCTGAGTGAAGGGCAGCCTCCTCCCTCGTACAACTGGACACG GCTGGACGGGCCTCTGCCCAGTGGGGTACAAGCAGAAGGAGATACCCTGACCTTCCCCCCGCTGACCACTGAGCACAGTGGCACCTACGTCTGCCATGTCAGCAATGAGCTCTCCTCAAGGGATTCGCAGGTGGATGTGGATGTTCTTG CAGACCCCCAGGATACCACGGGGAAGCAGGTGGATCTGGTGTCGGCCtccgtggtggtggtgggtgtgATCGCCGCACTCTTGTTCTGCcttctggtggtggtggtggtgctcaTGTCCCGATACCATCGGCGCAAGGCCCAGCAGATGACCCAGAAATA TGAGGAGGAGCTGACCCTGACCAGGGAGAACTCCATCCGGAGGCTGCATTCCCATCACTCGGACCCCAGGAACCAG CCGGAGGAGAGTGTAGGGCTGACAGCCGAGGGCCACCCTGATGGTCTCAAGGACAACAGTAGCTGCTCTGTGATG CGTGCCCCAGCCGACCCCCTCACGTCTGGCTGCCCCGCCTTGGTTCCTGACTTGCCCTCCGCCCTTGGTCTCCAGAGCGAAGAGGCAGAGGGCCGCAGTTACTCCACGCTGACCACAGTGCGGGAGATTGAAACACAGACTGAACTGTTGTCTCCAGGCTCTGGGCggacagaggaggaggaagatcAGGATGAAGGCATCAAACAGGCCATGAACCATTTTGTTCAGGAGAACGGGACCCTGCGGGCCAAGCCCACGGGCAATGGCATCTACATCAATGGGCGGGGGCACCTGGTCTGA
- the NECTIN4 gene encoding nectin-4 isoform X7 — protein sequence MPLSLGAEMCGPEAWLPLLLLASFTGRCPAGELETSDLVTVVLGQDAKLPCFYRGDPGEQVEQVAWARVHEGEGGQELALLNSKYGLYVSSAYEGRVEQPPPPRNPLDGAVLLRNAVQADEGEYECRVSTFPAGSFQAQLRLRVLVPPLPSLNPGPALEEGQGLTLAASCTAEGSPAPSVTWDTEVKGTTSSRSFAHSRSAAVTSEFHLVPSRSMNGQPLTCVVSHPGLLQDQRITHILQVAFLAEASVRGLEDQKLWQVGREGAMLKCLSEGQPPPSYNWTRLDGPLPSGVQAEGDTLTFPPLTTEHSGTYVCHVSNELSSRDSQVDVDVLADPQDTTGKQVDLVSASVVVVGVIAALLFCLLVVVVVLMSRYHRRKAQQMTQKYEEELTLTRENSIRRLHSHHSDPRNQSEEAEGRSYSTLTTVREIETQTELLSPGSGRTEEEEDQDEGIKQAMNHFVQENGTLRAKPTGNGIYINGRGHLV from the exons GTCGGTGCCCGGCGGGCGAGCTGGAGACCTCGGACTTGGTGACCGTGGTGCTGGGCCAGGACGCAAAACTGCCCTGCTTCTACCGAGGGGACCCGGGCGAGCAGGTGGAGCAAGTGGCATGGGCTCGTGTGCATGAGGGCGAGGGCGGCCAGGAGCTGGCACTTCTGAACTCTAAATACGGGCTATACGTGAGCTCAGCCTACGAGGGCCGCGTGGAACAGCCGCCTCCCCCAAGGAACCCCCTGGACGGTGCGGTGCTTCTGCGCAACGCGGTGCAGGCGGACGAGGGCGAGTATGAGTGTCGCGTCAGTACCTTCCCTGCCGGCAGCTTCCAGGCGCAGCTTCGGCTCCGCGTGCTGG TGCCTCCCCTGCCCTCGCTGAATCCTGGTCCAGCACTAGAAGAGGGCCAGGGCCTGACACTGGCAGCTTCCTGCACAGCAGAGGGTAGCCCGGCCCCCAGCGTGACCTGGGACACAGAGGTCAAGGGCACAACATCCAGCCGCTCTTTCGCGCACTCTCGCTCAGCTGCTGTCACTTCAGAATTCCATCTGGTGCCCAGCCGCAGCATGAATGGACAGCCACTTACCTGCGTGGTGTCGCACCCTGGCCTGCTCCAGGACCAAAGGATCACCCACATCCTCCAAGTGGCCT TCCTTGCTGAGGCCTCTGTGAGGGGCCTTGAAGACCAAAAGCTGTGGCAGGTTGGCAGAGAAGGAGCTATGCTCAAGTGCCTGAGTGAAGGGCAGCCTCCTCCCTCGTACAACTGGACACG GCTGGACGGGCCTCTGCCCAGTGGGGTACAAGCAGAAGGAGATACCCTGACCTTCCCCCCGCTGACCACTGAGCACAGTGGCACCTACGTCTGCCATGTCAGCAATGAGCTCTCCTCAAGGGATTCGCAGGTGGATGTGGATGTTCTTG CAGACCCCCAGGATACCACGGGGAAGCAGGTGGATCTGGTGTCGGCCtccgtggtggtggtgggtgtgATCGCCGCACTCTTGTTCTGCcttctggtggtggtggtggtgctcaTGTCCCGATACCATCGGCGCAAGGCCCAGCAGATGACCCAGAAATA TGAGGAGGAGCTGACCCTGACCAGGGAGAACTCCATCCGGAGGCTGCATTCCCATCACTCGGACCCCAGGAACCAG AGCGAAGAGGCAGAGGGCCGCAGTTACTCCACGCTGACCACAGTGCGGGAGATTGAAACACAGACTGAACTGTTGTCTCCAGGCTCTGGGCggacagaggaggaggaagatcAGGATGAAGGCATCAAACAGGCCATGAACCATTTTGTTCAGGAGAACGGGACCCTGCGGGCCAAGCCCACGGGCAATGGCATCTACATCAATGGGCGGGGGCACCTGGTCTGA